A portion of the Parambassis ranga chromosome 22, fParRan2.1, whole genome shotgun sequence genome contains these proteins:
- the keap1a gene encoding kelch-like ECH-associated protein 1A — MQCPMRKKRPTRDSDFSAIVVPSMHGSGYLDYTVETHASRSLKVMDEFRRQEMLCDLVLHVTYKERTMDFKVHKVVLASCSPYFRAMFTNNFKECHASEVTLRDVCPQVVGRLIDFAYTSHITVGEKCVLHLLLAAMRYQVEDVAKACCDFLIKHLEPANVIGIARFAEEIGCTELHQQSREYINMHFNEVTKEDEFFSLSHCQLLELISQDSLKVLCESEVYKACTDWVRWDMEGRAQYLHALLNAVHIYALPPKFLKNQLLSCPILSKANSCKDFLSKIFQDMTLRKLPPAPNRGTQLIYVAGGYRQHSLASMEAYDPRRNVWLKLADMGAPCSGLGACALFGLLYTVGGRNLSLQNNTESNTLCCYNPMTNQWSQRASLNIPRNRVGVGVVDGCIYAVGGSQGSIHHNTVERWDPESNRWSFVCPMSVARLGAGVAACGGALYVVGGYDGQNRWNTAEKYQPDTNTWQQLAPMNTIRSGMGLVCVNSYLYAIGGYDGRSQLCSVERYNIARNFWETRAPMQYSRSAHGATVHQGRIYVLGGFNQHGFLSSVECYCPDRNEWMCVTDMPVGRSGMGVAVTMEPCPGSLPDQEEEDEEGAT, encoded by the exons ATGCAATGCCCTATGAGGAAGAAACGTCCCACACGTGACTCCGATTTCTCCGCTATTGTGGTTCCCTCCATGCACGGGTCTGGATATCTCGACTACACTGTCGAGACACACGCTTCCCGATCCCTGAAGGTCATGGATGAGTTTAGACGGCAGGAGATGCTCTGCGACCTGGTGTTGCACGTCACATACAAGGAAAGGACGATGGACTTCAAG GTGCACAAAGTGGTGCTGGCTTCCTGCAGCCCGTACTTCAGAGCCATGTTCACCAACAACTTCAAAGAGTGCCATGCCTCCGAGGTCACTCTGCGCGATGTCTGCCCCCAGGTGGTGGGAAGACTCATTGACTTCGCTTACACGTCACACATCACAGTGggagagaagtgtgtgttgCACCTTCTTTTGGCTGCCATGAG GTACCAGGTGGAGGACGTGGCCAAGGCTTGTTGTGATTTCCTCATTAAGCACCTGGAGCCGGCTAATGTCATCGGCATTGCCCGCTTCGCAGAGGAGATTggctgcacagagctgcaccaGCAGAGCCGCGAGTACATCAATATGCACTTCAATGAG GTGACCAAGGAAGATGAGTTCTTCAGCCTCTCTCACtgccagctgctggagctcatcAGCCAGGACAGTCTGAAGGTGCTCTGTGAGTCTGAG GTGTATAAGGCCTGCACCGACTGGGTCCGCTGGGACATGGAGGGCAGAGCTCAGTATCTACATGCCCTCCTGAATGCAGTTCATATCTATGCATTACCTCCTAAGTTCCTGAAAAACCAGCTCCTGTCCTGCCCCATCCTCAGCAAG GCCAACTCCTGTAAGGACTTCCTATCTAAAATCTTCCAGGATATGACGCTGAGGAAGCTTCCTCCTGCACCAAACCGCGGAACACAACTCATCTATGTAGCCGGCGG ATACCGGCAGCATTCACTGGCCTCCATGGAGGCGTATGATCCTAGAAGGAATGTCTGGCTCAAACTGGCTGACATGGGGGCTCCTTGCAGTGGTCTGGGTGCCTGTGCACTCTTTGGACTGCTCTACACT GTGGGAGGCAGGAACCTGTCGcttcaaaacaacacagagtCCAACACCCTGTGCTGCTACAACCCCATGACCAACCAGTGGAGCCAGCGAGCCTCGCTCAACATTCCCAGGAACAGGGTCGGGGTGGGCGTGGTGGACGGCTGCATCTACGCTGTAGGAGGCTCGCAGGGCTCCATACATCACAACACAGTGGAGAG GTGGGATCCCGAGTCTAATCGTTGGTCCTTTGTTTGTCCGATGTCGGTGGCTCGGCTGGGAGCCGGGGTGGCAGCGTGCGGGGGGGCTCTGTATGTAGTGGGTGGATATGATGGACAGAACCGCTGGAACACTGCAGAGAAATACCAGCCTGACACTAACACCTGGCAACAGCTGGCTCCCATGAACACTATACGCAGCGGAATGG GATTAGTGTGTGTGAACTCTTACCTGTATGCGATAGGAGGCTATGATGGGCGGAGCCAGCTGTGCTCTGTGGAACGATACAACATAGCCAGGAACTTCTGGGAGACTAGGGCCCCCATGCAGTACAGCCGCAGTGCACATGGAGCCACAGTCCACCAGGGACGCATTTATGTCCTCG GAGGCTTCAATCAGCACGGCTTTCTGTCCAGCGTCGAGTGCTACTGTCCCGATAGAAATGAATGGATGTGCGTCACGGACATGCCCGTCGGACGCAGCGGCATGGGCGTCGCTGTTACCATGGAGCCCTGTCCCGGCAGCCTTCCCgatcaggaggaagaggatgaagaaggaGCCACGTAG